A portion of the Candidatus Binatia bacterium genome contains these proteins:
- a CDS encoding CHAD domain-containing protein, whose product MKPQRVDLRGVTAVEEVVERVLETRLREARALAPALERRDTQSLHDFRIACKRLRYALERFESLEPSLEEAAQRLASLQDALGEAHDRDVLLAILPPTMPETARRLRAERAARVEGAAALWDDVERLVEGDDSHPV is encoded by the coding sequence ATGAAACCGCAACGCGTCGATCTGCGCGGCGTGACGGCCGTCGAAGAGGTCGTCGAGCGCGTCTTGGAGACGCGCTTGCGCGAAGCGCGCGCCTTGGCGCCGGCGCTCGAACGCCGCGACACGCAGAGCCTCCACGATTTCCGCATCGCATGCAAGCGTCTGCGCTACGCACTCGAGCGCTTCGAATCGCTCGAACCTTCGCTCGAAGAGGCGGCGCAACGGCTCGCGTCGCTGCAAGACGCGCTTGGCGAAGCGCACGATCGCGACGTCCTGCTCGCAATTCTTCCGCCGACGATGCCGGAAACCGCGCGGCGCTTGCGCGCCGAACGCGCCGCGCGAGTCGAAGGCGCCGCCGCGCTTTGGGATGACGTGGAGCGCCTCGTCGAGGGCGACGACTCTCATCCCGTTTGA